One stretch of Lysobacter sp. KIS68-7 DNA includes these proteins:
- a CDS encoding metalloregulator ArsR/SmtB family transcription factor translates to MDLEGWSTRLKVFADATRVRLLALLEREELTVAELSSITRLAQPRVSTHLAKLKEAGLVRDRRAGVSAYYRFDEDTLDAAQRALWQTLRSGSDDALLRQDAERVPGVLAMRAADQNWADSVAGDMERHYSPGRTWEALARTALPLLSPGDVLDIASGDGVLAELLAPHANRYICIDASARVVAAASERLKPFPNVEVRQGDMHALPFPNGSFDLVVLMHALTYATKPAQAVAEGARVLKRGGRLLLSSLARHEHRAVVEAYGHANLGFSEKDLRKFADKAGLQVVGCGTVTRERRPPHFEVISLLGVKP, encoded by the coding sequence ATGGACCTCGAAGGCTGGTCGACCCGCTTGAAGGTGTTCGCCGACGCCACGCGCGTGCGGCTGCTCGCCCTGCTGGAGCGTGAAGAGCTCACCGTGGCCGAGCTCTCCTCCATCACGCGCCTGGCCCAGCCGCGCGTGTCCACGCACCTGGCCAAGCTCAAGGAAGCCGGGCTCGTCCGCGACCGCCGCGCCGGCGTGAGCGCCTATTACCGCTTCGACGAAGACACCCTGGACGCGGCGCAGCGCGCCCTGTGGCAGACCCTGCGCAGCGGCAGCGACGACGCCCTGCTCCGCCAGGACGCCGAACGCGTCCCCGGCGTGCTGGCCATGCGCGCGGCCGACCAGAACTGGGCCGACTCGGTGGCCGGCGACATGGAGCGCCATTACTCGCCGGGCCGCACCTGGGAAGCGCTGGCGCGCACGGCGCTGCCGCTGCTGAGTCCGGGCGACGTGCTGGACATCGCCTCGGGCGATGGCGTCCTCGCCGAACTGCTCGCGCCGCATGCCAACCGCTACATCTGCATCGACGCGAGCGCCCGCGTGGTCGCCGCGGCGAGCGAGCGCCTGAAACCCTTCCCGAACGTCGAAGTCCGCCAGGGCGACATGCATGCGCTGCCGTTTCCCAACGGCAGCTTCGACCTGGTTGTGCTGATGCACGCGCTGACCTACGCGACCAAGCCCGCGCAGGCCGTGGCCGAGGGCGCGCGCGTGCTCAAGCGCGGCGGTCGATTGTTGCTGTCGAGCCTGGCGCGCCACGAACACCGCGCCGTGGTCGAGGCCTATGGCCACGCCAACCTCGGCTTCAGCGAAAAGGACCTGCGCAAGTTCGCCGACAAGGCGGGCCTGCAGGTGGTCGGCTGCGGCACCGTCACGCGCGAGCGCCGCCCACCGCATTTCGAAGTGATTTCCCTGCTGGGAGTGAAACCGTGA
- a CDS encoding homocysteine S-methyltransferase family protein: MNDNRKLPESSDVLPWRNPARVAALEAALARRILIIDGAMGTMIQRHDLQEADYRGERFAFGYDALFTPDNHAHGPGCGCEAHDQKGNNDLLTLTRPDIIRAIHDAYLDAGADLIETNTFNSTSVSLADYRLQHLVRELNFESAKLARAACDAAEAKDPTHPRFVIGVLGPTSRTASLSPDVNRPGFRATTFDELAQAYRESTLGLIEGGADVLMVETIFDTLNAKAAVFAIEDVFEQTGARLPVMISGTITDASGRTLSGQTAEAFWYSLRHARPIAIGLNCALGAKDLRAHVDVLAQVADTYVSTHPNAGLPNAFGGYDETPEDMAGTLREFAQSGLLNLVGGCCGTTPEHIRAIAEAVRDLPPRERPTLLDAQAEAA; the protein is encoded by the coding sequence GTGAACGACAACCGCAAGCTGCCCGAGAGCAGCGACGTCCTGCCCTGGCGCAACCCGGCGCGCGTGGCCGCGCTCGAGGCCGCGCTCGCCCGGCGCATCCTCATCATCGACGGCGCGATGGGCACGATGATCCAACGCCACGACCTGCAGGAAGCCGACTATCGCGGCGAACGCTTCGCCTTCGGCTACGACGCGCTGTTCACCCCCGACAACCACGCACACGGCCCCGGCTGCGGCTGCGAAGCGCACGACCAGAAAGGCAACAACGACCTGTTGACGCTCACGCGCCCGGACATCATCCGCGCCATCCACGACGCCTACCTGGACGCCGGCGCGGACCTGATCGAAACCAACACCTTCAACTCGACGTCCGTTTCGCTCGCCGACTACCGCCTGCAGCACCTGGTGCGCGAGCTCAATTTCGAATCGGCCAAGTTGGCGCGCGCCGCCTGCGATGCCGCCGAAGCGAAGGACCCCACGCACCCGCGCTTCGTCATCGGCGTGCTCGGCCCGACCAGCCGCACGGCCTCGCTGAGCCCGGACGTGAATCGCCCCGGCTTCCGCGCGACCACCTTCGATGAGCTCGCGCAGGCTTATCGCGAATCCACCCTCGGCCTGATCGAAGGCGGCGCCGACGTGCTGATGGTCGAGACGATCTTCGACACGCTCAACGCCAAGGCCGCGGTGTTCGCGATCGAAGATGTCTTCGAGCAGACCGGTGCGCGCCTGCCCGTGATGATCTCCGGCACGATCACCGATGCCTCGGGCCGCACGCTCTCCGGCCAGACCGCCGAGGCCTTCTGGTATTCGCTGCGCCACGCGCGCCCCATCGCGATCGGCCTGAACTGCGCGCTCGGCGCGAAGGACCTGCGCGCGCACGTGGACGTGCTGGCGCAGGTCGCCGACACGTACGTGAGCACCCATCCGAACGCGGGCCTGCCCAATGCCTTCGGCGGCTACGACGAAACACCCGAGGACATGGCGGGCACGCTGCGCGAGTTCGCGCAGAGCGGGCTGCTCAACCTCGTGGGCGGGTGCTGCGGCACCACGCCCGAGCACATCCGCGCCATCGCCGAGGCCGTGCGCGACCTGCCGCCGCGCGAACGGCCCACGCTCCTCGACGCACAGGCGGAAGCCGCCTGA
- a CDS encoding NAD-glutamate dehydrogenase domain-containing protein produces the protein MTHPVAPTPARFDLTPVLEALRKRVPKSRAAEAEAFARGFYHRMTRDEFAEHPADAWAALAAGMLEFSETRKPGKANVRLFNTTMKEHGWESPHTVLQILNDDMPFLVDSVTMALADMGIGVHVLGHPVVPLARDKAGKLTGVGEGTNESYLHVEIDRQPQPALAKIEARMRAVLSDVRAIVVDWEQMRERMLEVAEELPSHNIPVSDAGRAEAQEFLRWAADNHFTFFGYREYTVEKRGKEEFLIAHPESGLGLLRNKEAGPPRPLTSLAAHYMPQSGAVDALILTKTNSRATVHRRGYMDYIGVLTFDAKGKPVREQRFLGLYTSSAYNRRPWDIPLVRERYEHVMRESGLRPASHSGKALRHIMETLPRDELFQSSEAELFDTASGILGLQERVRSKLFLRRDRYGRFFSVLVYVPRDRHDTLMRHRIEAMLKDALQGEYVDSTVHIGESPLAQLHLIVRPRAGAKVDINEAELETRLAQIVRDWQDELSEQLARRHGEEVGLKLASRYGRALPMGYIEQVGPQVAAADVEHLAALSGADDLRLSLYRSHRDGGLRFKFYRLHDDIPLSDALPMMENMGLRVISEHPYRIESNGDVAYIQDFEVEATQGEIDIGRIDENFEAAFARIWRGEAENDGFNRLVLMAGLSWRQVAMLRGYCKYLLQTGVPFSQSYVEATFSRYPLLVRLLVELFEARFDPCTGSESKAAIKQGMERFGAQLQALLEGDAAALAAVTPVIEARAGTREQQIEITRSTLLGLMDRVSSLDDDRILRSFIGVIDATLRTSYYIQYEGGKRKDGGPADYVAFKFDSAKVPDLPKPRPYREIFVYGPRVEGVHLRFGPVARGGLRWSDRREDFRTEVLGLVKAQMVKNTVIVPVGSKGGFYCKQLPDPATNRDAWFAEGVACYQRFINGLLDITDNLSPDGKILYPPNVVRHDADDPYLVVAADKGTATFSDIANGIARAHGFWLDDAFASGGSVGYDHKGMGITARGAWESVKRHFRALGRDCQTQDFTCVGIGDMSGDVFGNGMLLSKKIRLLAAFDHRHIFLDPNPDAAKTFKERERMFKLPRSSWDDYDKALISKGGGVYPRSAKSIPVSPEVRAALGIESDAASLSPTELMSAILKSPVDLLWNGGIGTYVKSSRETHADVGDRANNGLRVNGADLRCRMVGEGGNLGLTQLGRVEAAQHGVLLNTDFIDNSAGVDTSDHEVNIKILLNGEVQKKKLTLDGRNKLLAEMTDEVGHLVLNDNYRQNQAISLMERMSLSRMGSKQHFIRTLESQGLLDRGIEYLPSDKEIAERKVRGQGLTRPELSVLLSYSKIVLFQQLLNSDVPEDPYLSKELVRYFPQPLQQKYAKAMEQHRLKREIIATAVTNSMVNRMGATFTMRMQEDSGRSPSEVAKAFTITRETLDIRELWAQIDALDGKVAEAVQIDALQVIWTLQRQFTRWLLSRPGVIPDIATAVDHFHNGFRDIRAGERILPDTQRPAYEASIRDWNAKGLPPALADQLAALPYLEPCPDIIELAKERKLRPTDVAKVHFRLGDALRVPWLLQQIDALAVEGRWHAVARGALREELGAQQRILVAQVLAKPGANADAKVKHWLERDDASLRFTLAMLNELSAQKSLDYPTASVAVQRLSQLASRG, from the coding sequence ATGACCCATCCTGTCGCGCCGACCCCGGCGCGGTTCGACCTCACCCCGGTCCTCGAGGCCCTGCGCAAGCGCGTGCCGAAGTCGCGCGCCGCGGAGGCCGAGGCCTTCGCGCGCGGCTTCTACCACCGCATGACGCGCGATGAATTCGCCGAACATCCGGCCGATGCCTGGGCCGCGCTGGCCGCCGGCATGCTGGAGTTCTCCGAGACGCGCAAGCCCGGCAAGGCGAACGTGCGCCTGTTCAACACTACGATGAAGGAACACGGTTGGGAATCGCCGCACACCGTGCTGCAGATCCTCAACGACGACATGCCCTTCCTCGTCGACTCGGTGACCATGGCGCTGGCCGACATGGGCATCGGCGTGCACGTGCTCGGCCATCCGGTCGTGCCGCTGGCGCGCGACAAGGCCGGCAAGCTCACCGGCGTGGGCGAGGGCACCAACGAGTCCTACCTGCACGTCGAGATCGACCGCCAGCCGCAGCCCGCGCTGGCGAAGATCGAAGCGCGCATGCGCGCCGTGCTGTCCGACGTGCGCGCGATCGTCGTCGACTGGGAGCAGATGCGAGAGCGCATGCTCGAGGTCGCCGAAGAACTGCCTTCGCACAACATCCCGGTGTCCGACGCGGGCCGCGCCGAAGCGCAGGAATTCCTGCGTTGGGCCGCCGACAACCATTTCACGTTCTTCGGTTACCGCGAATACACGGTCGAGAAGCGTGGCAAGGAAGAATTCCTGATCGCGCACCCGGAATCGGGCCTCGGCCTGCTGCGCAACAAGGAAGCGGGCCCGCCGCGCCCGCTGACCTCGCTGGCCGCGCATTACATGCCGCAGTCCGGTGCGGTCGATGCGCTGATCCTGACCAAGACCAACTCGCGCGCCACCGTGCACCGCCGCGGCTACATGGACTACATCGGCGTGCTCACCTTCGACGCGAAGGGCAAGCCGGTGCGCGAACAGCGCTTCCTCGGCCTGTACACCTCCAGCGCCTACAACCGCCGCCCGTGGGACATCCCGCTGGTGCGCGAGCGCTATGAGCACGTGATGCGCGAATCGGGCCTGCGCCCGGCCAGCCACAGCGGCAAGGCGCTGCGCCACATCATGGAAACGCTGCCGCGCGACGAGTTGTTCCAGTCCAGCGAAGCGGAACTGTTCGACACCGCCTCGGGCATCCTCGGCCTGCAGGAACGCGTGCGCAGCAAGCTGTTCCTGCGCCGCGACCGCTACGGGCGCTTCTTCTCGGTGCTGGTCTACGTGCCGCGCGATCGCCACGACACGCTGATGCGCCATCGCATCGAAGCGATGCTCAAGGACGCGCTGCAGGGCGAGTACGTCGACTCCACCGTGCACATCGGCGAGTCGCCGCTGGCGCAGCTGCACCTGATCGTGCGTCCGCGCGCGGGCGCCAAGGTGGACATCAACGAGGCCGAACTCGAAACGCGCCTGGCGCAGATCGTGCGCGACTGGCAGGACGAACTGTCCGAACAGCTCGCCCGGCGCCACGGTGAAGAAGTGGGCCTGAAGCTCGCGTCGCGCTACGGCCGTGCGCTGCCGATGGGCTACATCGAACAGGTGGGCCCGCAGGTGGCCGCCGCCGACGTCGAACACCTCGCCGCGCTGTCCGGCGCCGACGACCTGCGCCTGTCGCTGTACCGTTCGCACCGCGACGGCGGCCTGCGCTTCAAGTTCTACCGCCTGCACGACGACATCCCGCTGTCCGATGCGCTCCCGATGATGGAGAACATGGGGCTGCGCGTGATCTCCGAGCATCCGTACCGCATCGAGTCCAACGGCGACGTCGCCTACATCCAGGACTTCGAAGTGGAAGCGACGCAGGGCGAGATCGACATCGGCCGCATCGACGAGAACTTCGAAGCCGCCTTCGCCCGCATCTGGCGCGGCGAAGCGGAGAACGACGGCTTCAACCGCCTCGTGCTGATGGCCGGCCTGTCCTGGCGCCAGGTCGCGATGCTGCGTGGCTACTGCAAGTACCTGCTGCAGACCGGCGTGCCGTTCTCGCAGAGCTACGTGGAAGCCACGTTCTCGCGTTATCCGTTGCTGGTCCGCCTGCTGGTCGAACTGTTCGAAGCGCGCTTCGATCCGTGCACCGGCAGCGAGTCCAAGGCGGCGATCAAGCAGGGCATGGAACGCTTCGGCGCCCAGCTGCAGGCGCTGCTGGAAGGCGATGCCGCGGCGCTGGCCGCCGTGACGCCGGTGATCGAAGCCCGCGCGGGCACGCGCGAGCAGCAGATCGAGATCACGCGTTCGACGCTGCTCGGCCTGATGGACCGCGTGTCCAGCCTGGACGACGACCGCATCCTGCGCAGCTTCATCGGCGTCATCGACGCCACGCTGCGCACCAGCTATTACATCCAGTACGAAGGCGGCAAGCGCAAGGACGGCGGCCCCGCCGACTACGTGGCCTTCAAGTTCGATTCGGCGAAGGTCCCCGACCTGCCCAAGCCGCGCCCGTATCGCGAAATCTTCGTGTACGGCCCGCGCGTGGAAGGCGTGCACCTGCGCTTCGGCCCGGTCGCGCGTGGCGGCCTGCGCTGGTCGGATCGCCGCGAAGACTTCCGCACGGAAGTCCTCGGCCTGGTGAAGGCGCAGATGGTGAAGAACACCGTCATCGTGCCGGTCGGCTCGAAGGGCGGCTTCTACTGCAAGCAGTTGCCGGACCCGGCGACGAACCGCGACGCGTGGTTCGCCGAGGGCGTGGCCTGCTACCAGCGCTTCATCAACGGCCTGCTGGACATCACCGACAACCTCTCGCCCGACGGCAAGATCCTGTATCCGCCCAACGTGGTGCGCCACGATGCGGACGATCCGTACCTGGTCGTCGCCGCGGACAAGGGCACGGCGACGTTCTCCGACATCGCCAACGGCATCGCGCGTGCGCACGGCTTCTGGCTCGACGACGCCTTCGCCTCCGGCGGTTCGGTCGGTTACGACCACAAGGGCATGGGCATCACCGCGCGTGGTGCGTGGGAATCGGTCAAGCGCCACTTCCGCGCGCTCGGCCGCGATTGCCAGACGCAGGACTTCACCTGCGTGGGCATCGGCGACATGTCGGGCGACGTGTTCGGCAACGGCATGCTGTTGTCGAAGAAGATCCGCCTGCTGGCGGCCTTCGACCATCGCCACATCTTCCTGGACCCGAATCCGGATGCCGCGAAGACGTTCAAGGAACGCGAGCGCATGTTCAAGCTCCCGCGTTCGAGCTGGGACGACTACGACAAGGCGCTGATCAGCAAGGGTGGCGGCGTGTATCCGCGCAGCGCCAAGTCGATCCCGGTCTCGCCGGAAGTGCGCGCCGCGCTCGGCATCGAATCCGATGCCGCGTCGCTGAGCCCGACCGAACTGATGTCGGCCATCCTCAAATCGCCGGTCGACCTGCTGTGGAACGGCGGCATCGGCACCTACGTCAAGTCTTCGCGCGAAACGCATGCCGACGTGGGCGACCGCGCCAACAACGGCCTGCGCGTGAACGGCGCCGACCTGCGTTGCCGCATGGTGGGCGAGGGCGGCAACCTGGGCCTCACCCAGCTGGGCCGCGTGGAAGCGGCGCAGCACGGCGTGCTGCTCAACACCGACTTCATCGACAACTCGGCGGGCGTGGACACCTCGGACCATGAGGTGAACATCAAGATCCTGCTCAATGGCGAAGTGCAGAAGAAGAAGCTGACGCTGGACGGTCGCAACAAGTTGCTGGCGGAGATGACCGACGAAGTCGGCCACCTGGTGCTCAACGACAACTACCGCCAGAACCAGGCGATCAGCCTGATGGAGCGCATGAGCCTGTCGCGCATGGGCTCCAAGCAGCACTTCATCCGCACGCTGGAATCGCAGGGCCTGCTCGATCGCGGCATCGAATACCTGCCGAGCGACAAGGAAATCGCCGAGCGCAAGGTGCGCGGCCAGGGCCTGACGCGTCCGGAACTCTCGGTGCTGCTGTCGTACTCGAAGATCGTGCTGTTCCAGCAGCTGCTCAACTCCGACGTTCCGGAAGATCCGTACCTGTCGAAGGAACTGGTGCGCTATTTCCCGCAGCCCCTGCAGCAGAAGTATGCGAAGGCGATGGAACAGCACCGCCTGAAGCGCGAGATCATCGCCACCGCGGTGACCAATTCGATGGTCAACCGCATGGGTGCGACCTTCACCATGCGCATGCAGGAAGACAGCGGCCGCTCGCCGAGCGAAGTGGCCAAGGCCTTCACCATCACGCGCGAAACGCTGGACATCCGCGAGTTGTGGGCGCAGATCGACGCGCTCGACGGCAAGGTGGCCGAAGCGGTGCAGATCGATGCCTTGCAGGTGATCTGGACGCTGCAGCGCCAGTTCACGCGCTGGCTGCTCTCGCGCCCGGGCGTGATCCCCGACATCGCGACGGCTGTGGACCACTTCCACAACGGCTTCCGCGACATTCGCGCGGGCGAGCGCATCCTGCCCGACACGCAGCGCCCCGCGTACGAAGCGAGCATCCGCGACTGGAACGCGAAGGGCCTGCCGCCCGCGCTCGCCGACCAGCTCGCCGCGCTGCCGTACCTGGAACCGTGCCCGGACATCATCGAGCTGGCGAAGGAGCGCAAGCTGCGTCCGACCGACGTGGCCAAGGTGCACTTCCGCCTCGGCGATGCCCTGCGCGTGCCGTGGTTGCTGCAGCAGATCGACGCGCTGGCGGTGGAAGGCCGCTGGCATGCGGTCGCTCGCGGTGCCCTGCGTGAAGAACTCGGCGCGCAGCAGCGCATCCTGGTCGCGCAGGTGCTGGCGAAGCCGGGGGCGAACGCCGACGCGAAGGTGAAGCATTGGCTGGAGCGCGACGATGCGTCGCTGCGCTTCACGCTCGCGATGCTCAACGAGCTCTCCGCGCAGAAGTCGCTGGACTATCCGACGGCCTCCGTCGCGGTGCAGCGCTTGTCGCAGCTCGCCTCGCGCGGCTGA
- a CDS encoding acyl-CoA dehydrogenase family protein: MDFRFTEEQLMIQDVARRIAREKIAPSAEHFDRSGEFPLENIRTLGENGLMGIEVPGEYGGAGMDPVSYVLAMVEIAAADAAHSTIMSVNNSLFCNGILTHGTEAQKQTYVRAIAEGKAIGAFALTEPQSGSDATAMRCRAVKQADGRYIINGKKSWITSGPVAKYIVLFAMSEPDKGARGITAFVIDTDKAGFHRGKTEPKLGIRASATCEIEFTDYVAEADEVLGQEGHGFKIAMGVLDAGRIGIASQAIGIGRAAYEATLAYVRERKAFGQPIGTFQMTQAKIADMKCKLEAATLLTLRAAWLKGQGERFTNEAAIAKLTASEAAMWIAHQAVQIHAGMGYSKEMPIERYFRDAKITEIYEGTSEIQRLVIARHETGLR, from the coding sequence GTGGATTTCCGCTTCACCGAAGAGCAGTTGATGATCCAGGACGTCGCGCGACGCATCGCGCGCGAAAAGATCGCCCCCAGCGCCGAGCACTTCGACCGCAGCGGCGAATTCCCCCTCGAGAACATCCGCACCCTGGGCGAAAACGGCCTGATGGGCATCGAGGTGCCGGGCGAATACGGCGGCGCGGGCATGGACCCGGTCAGCTACGTGCTGGCGATGGTCGAGATCGCCGCAGCCGACGCCGCGCACTCCACCATCATGTCGGTCAACAATTCGCTGTTCTGCAACGGCATCCTCACCCACGGCACCGAAGCGCAGAAGCAGACGTACGTGCGCGCGATCGCCGAGGGCAAGGCCATCGGCGCCTTCGCGCTGACCGAACCGCAGTCCGGCTCCGACGCCACCGCCATGCGCTGCCGCGCGGTGAAGCAGGCCGATGGCCGCTACATCATCAACGGCAAGAAGAGCTGGATCACCTCCGGCCCGGTCGCCAAGTACATCGTGCTGTTCGCCATGAGCGAACCGGACAAGGGCGCGCGCGGCATCACCGCCTTCGTGATCGACACCGACAAGGCCGGCTTCCACCGCGGCAAGACCGAGCCCAAGCTCGGCATCCGCGCTTCTGCCACGTGCGAAATCGAATTCACCGACTACGTCGCCGAAGCCGACGAAGTGCTCGGCCAGGAAGGCCACGGTTTCAAGATCGCGATGGGCGTGCTCGACGCCGGCCGCATCGGCATTGCCTCGCAGGCCATCGGCATCGGCCGCGCCGCGTACGAAGCCACGCTGGCCTACGTGCGCGAACGCAAGGCCTTCGGCCAGCCGATCGGCACGTTCCAGATGACGCAGGCCAAGATCGCCGACATGAAATGCAAGCTCGAGGCCGCCACGCTGCTCACGCTGCGCGCGGCCTGGCTCAAGGGCCAGGGCGAGCGTTTCACCAACGAAGCGGCGATCGCCAAGCTCACCGCGTCGGAAGCGGCGATGTGGATCGCCCACCAGGCCGTGCAGATCCACGCCGGCATGGGGTATTCGAAGGAAATGCCGATCGAGCGTTACTTCCGCGACGCGAAGATCACCGAAATCTACGAAGGCACGAGCGAGATCCAACGCCTCGTGATCGCCCGCCACGAAACCGGTCTTCGCTGA
- a CDS encoding ATP-binding protein, with the protein MRASLDRVRLDLALQAAKLVVWTWDMATDEFEMSEADRAYVGLAPDHTLAAQTFAMMHPDDVAPSMERVERTRRGEHDVPIEFRLPDGRGGWRWWVGEATRFGEGDLPWMVGVCYDDTDRRDQEEALRRSEEAARAAAEEKARFLATMSHEIRTPMNGVIGMVELLSHTALDDKQRRMLDTCRDSAQVLLALLNDVLDFSKIEAGKVELETLPLSPGRMVEDLGVVLRAQAMERGIDVDVEVDEAVPALVEGDRVRLRQILANLGGNAVKFTERGRVTLSVSPDRQDPADPRVRLRFDVADTGIGIPPQALATLFEPFRQADASTTRRFGGTGLGLSIVRHLVDLMDGTLECESREGEGSRFRVSLPFVRASADAIVAERARAQAPRIAHVAGTHPALSIEDAARSGRLVLLADDNATNREVITQQLERLGYACEAVEDGEAAWTRIVEQRTRYALLLTDVQMPKLDGLALAARIREHERTAHLPPLSIVAITAGATSGDGERCLAAGMDAFLAKPVQLEPLRDAIARALPPIQGFDALSRIVHDDRDKLRRILAAFATDTRQDLERWRLARAPLDRATLGMLAHRLRSACLTLGADEAAQLLDAIEHEVTDPSVADAAFGATADRAGARVAALLADIERALGGLSSPA; encoded by the coding sequence TTGCGCGCCAGCCTGGATCGCGTGCGGCTCGACCTCGCCCTGCAGGCGGCGAAACTCGTCGTGTGGACCTGGGACATGGCCACGGACGAGTTCGAAATGAGCGAGGCCGACCGTGCCTACGTCGGCCTTGCGCCCGACCACACGCTGGCGGCGCAGACCTTCGCGATGATGCATCCGGACGACGTGGCCCCTTCGATGGAGCGCGTCGAACGCACGCGTCGCGGCGAACACGACGTGCCGATCGAATTCCGCCTCCCCGACGGACGCGGCGGCTGGCGCTGGTGGGTGGGCGAGGCCACGCGCTTCGGCGAAGGCGACCTGCCGTGGATGGTGGGCGTGTGTTACGACGACACCGATCGCCGCGACCAGGAAGAAGCGCTGCGTCGTTCCGAGGAAGCGGCACGCGCGGCGGCGGAAGAGAAGGCCCGTTTCCTCGCCACCATGAGCCATGAGATCCGCACGCCGATGAACGGCGTGATCGGCATGGTCGAACTCCTTTCGCACACGGCGCTCGACGACAAGCAACGCCGCATGCTCGACACCTGCCGCGACTCTGCGCAAGTGCTGCTGGCGCTGCTCAACGACGTGCTCGATTTCTCCAAGATCGAAGCGGGCAAGGTCGAACTCGAAACGCTGCCGCTGTCGCCCGGTCGCATGGTCGAAGACCTGGGCGTGGTGCTCCGCGCGCAGGCGATGGAGCGGGGCATCGACGTGGACGTGGAGGTCGACGAGGCCGTGCCTGCGCTGGTCGAAGGCGACCGCGTGCGCCTGCGCCAGATCCTCGCGAACCTCGGCGGCAACGCGGTGAAGTTCACCGAACGCGGGCGCGTGACGCTGTCCGTGTCGCCGGATCGCCAGGATCCCGCGGACCCGCGCGTGCGTTTGCGCTTCGACGTGGCCGACACCGGCATCGGCATACCGCCGCAGGCGCTGGCCACGTTGTTCGAACCTTTCCGCCAGGCCGATGCCTCCACGACGCGCCGCTTCGGCGGAACGGGCCTGGGCCTGAGCATCGTGCGCCACCTCGTCGATCTCATGGACGGCACGCTGGAATGCGAAAGCCGCGAAGGGGAGGGCTCGCGCTTCCGCGTGTCGCTACCGTTCGTGCGTGCGTCCGCCGATGCCATCGTGGCCGAACGCGCGCGTGCGCAGGCACCGCGCATCGCGCACGTGGCGGGCACGCATCCGGCCTTGTCGATCGAAGACGCGGCGCGCTCCGGCCGCCTCGTGTTGCTCGCCGACGACAACGCGACCAATCGCGAAGTCATCACCCAGCAACTCGAACGCCTCGGTTACGCCTGCGAAGCGGTGGAGGACGGTGAAGCGGCATGGACGCGCATCGTTGAACAACGCACGCGCTACGCATTGCTGCTCACCGACGTGCAGATGCCGAAGCTCGATGGCCTCGCCCTGGCCGCGCGCATCCGTGAACACGAACGCACCGCGCACCTGCCGCCGCTGTCCATCGTGGCCATCACCGCGGGCGCGACGTCGGGCGATGGCGAGCGCTGCCTCGCCGCGGGCATGGATGCCTTCCTCGCCAAGCCCGTGCAACTGGAGCCGCTGCGCGACGCCATCGCGCGTGCGCTGCCGCCGATCCAGGGCTTCGACGCGCTCTCGCGCATCGTCCACGACGACCGCGACAAGCTGCGCCGCATCCTCGCCGCCTTCGCCACCGACACGCGCCAGGACCTCGAACGCTGGCGCCTGGCGCGCGCGCCCCTGGACCGCGCGACGCTCGGGATGCTCGCCCATCGCCTGCGCTCGGCCTGCCTGACCCTGGGCGCCGACGAGGCCGCGCAACTGCTGGATGCCATCGAACACGAGGTGACCGACCCCTCCGTCGCCGACGCCGCCTTCGGCGCCACGGCCGACCGCGCGGGCGCGCGCGTGGCCGCGTTGCTGGCCGACATCGAACGTGCGCTGGGCGGGTTATCCTCGCCCGCATGA